DNA from Ziziphus jujuba cultivar Dongzao chromosome 2, ASM3175591v1:
CTAATCACGACCCCTTCCCAAACTAAGTGAGAAATTGTGGATGTAGCCCCGTCCAAGTTAACTTTGTACTCTCGTTCCTCTGGCAGTATCCATTTTTGCAAGTTAACATGTACATGCACTATTTTTCATTAACTGTGTGAAGCCTCTAAACTCAAGAAGCATGCTTTGTCACTCTATCCAAAAGAACAATATTGGGTTTCACCGTTTCTTTATAAAGGCCAGCGTTCATCCTATTACAAATTGCCCAACTGATATGCACAAATCTTTCAAATGAAAAGATGATAGCTTTAAGTGAGCCCGCCATAAAAGATCACAATAAGAACCATAATTGATCTACATAACATCAACCCAATCCATCTTGGACCAAATACGAGTTTCATTAATGCCATACCACAATGCAAGAATCACATTTTTTCTATCCGACTTACACCAATAGCAACTATCATCCtgaattaaattcttttaactTTAGCTGCATGGCACGTGGAATAATATCATGGCATGCTCTCCAGAGAgaaatcataattttatttggGATGTCAATTAAGCTTCCAGATAATCTTCTACCATTCCCCCAAATCTTTCGTTCTGCAATCACCAAGCCTCTTACTCTCATTTAACAAATAAGCAACGCGGTATCGTAACTTCATGGAATAAAAACCAGAATGAGTGTGAACCCAAGCTTGCCGGTTAGCTCAACCATTACCACCAATTAATGGAATACTTATTATAGTTTCAGAATCTTAATTAATAAGATAGAGGGCTCCAATAACACACtatataattactttttattttgtatttatttttataaacaattaTGATTCATTTTTTCCCCCTCTATAACAAAgtggtatttaaaaaaaaaatgaaatataaaaatacaattaataagtataattataattttgcataaaaaaaattgtaaagaaatAAACGAATGTGTTTAAACTTTTATATAGAGATTTGGATTCAACTCTCTAAATTGATCCTAActgcactttttattttaatttttttaattagaaagcgtaataaaattattaaaataatgtgCTATGTGAATCGGACTGGTTGGTTTCTATTTATGTGGTaactaaatttgttttttggtagAATTCATGACGCCAACTACTCAATTGTAAGGGCAGCATTGGGtcttcaacaacaacaacaacaataacgtGGATGGAGCAAGAATAAGAATCAAGATCAAGATGAAGAGATGGAGTTGACCCCCGAATGCAGTGAAATCGGCGACCATCGGCCACTTTCTGGCTGCGGTCGTAGTGGAAGTTGCCAAGTTGTGGAACATAGCATTTGCCCCAACCCcaagtaattaattaacaaaacaaCGCCTCACtgatatcaaattttatatctATCTGGAAACTACTTGGCTACAACCAGCTTCGACAAGACGTGGAGATTTTGGAATGTGGAAACAGGGGtaaagcttcttcttcttcaagaaGGACATAGCAGGGGAATGTACGGAATAGATCTCCATCTTGATGGATCGTTAGCCGCATCTTGCGGTCTCCATTTCGATTGTTCATGTTTGGGATCTTCGAAGCGGTAGAAGCATTATCGAATAAGCCGATTTTGGATTCAAGTTTTTCACCAAATGGATTTCTATTTGGCCAATGGAAAAGAGGAAAAGTAGTTGTAGGATATGGGATTTGAGAAAGAGGAGATCGGTGTATGTGATTCCAGCACATTTGAATCTGATTTCTTCACTCAAATTTGAGCAACAAGAGGTATTGTTTTTGTTGTAACTGGGTCGCATGATACCAAGGCTAAGATTGGGTGGTCAGGCAGTGGTGATGAGTTTAAGCATGTTAGGACACTCTCTGGACATGAAAGAATACTTACTTGTGGGGATGTTGCAGGAGATGGGCATTTCATAACAACTGTATCTTCTGATAGAACGACCAGCAATAATGGTGATAATGAGAAGGAGAATCAAGCAATGGATATACAATAAATAAAGTCTCCATTTGACATTTTAAATGATTGTAAGTAGTTGtttgcaaatatatattcttaggTGAAAGAAATTTTGTTACAagcttgcttcttttttttctctttttttttttaaaggatatatatatatatacacaccaaaATTCTTGGAGGAATTTATAGTggtttcattttaatttaatgtttatttataattttttcaataaaaattataatttttataatttataattgataGATTCTCAAAGAGGAGAGGTTGTAATTAATTCAGCGTAATATATCAATGTTGTTCATAAAAATGGTAAGTTTTGAATGTTGAGTGTGACAAGAGGGTATGGACGTGGAAGAGCAGAGAACAGAGAACAGAAAAACAGAGGGAAGAAGacgaagagaagagaaaaaagagactGACAAAAATTTATAACAACAAACAGACTCATGATCGTTCTACTTCCCATCCATATGCATGTTTATCCTCATTACATTGAATCTATCTAATATAACCAAATcccatttttatcttttgttccACCTAACTCTGTCCTTCTGCCACATGTCCATACTGTCAATCATATCTCAtccactatttatatatatatatatatatatcatgtctACAAATTTggataacatataaaataaaatgttttatggaaaaatacaattctaaattaaataggttattttattattattattattataaaacacAATGTAGTAAAGtttctataatttttgaaaatcaagTGAAATATTTTCAGATTTTTTGTAAAGTTTAATGCAATCAACCCAATATCTATCAGTCAATATACTATAAGTTGTTTGCACTGTTGAGCaaaatgaaaaactaaaaaataaataaataattaaaaaataccaaatcaatgttccaaaaacaacaaataaaccaataattcgTTTTTGTCTCCAAgttgattttataaatataatctcTCACACTTTTTGGCAAGGAAAAGttatttttacaataaaataatttagataACCACCAAAGATATTTCCATTCACTCCgacacttaatatatatatatatatatatatatgcgtctAAACATTTAAATGTTTAGTGGCATAATTAGGGTCTCATTTTTAGTCTCCATATCAGTTATTCTCTCAAATAAATTGGGAGATAGTTCCCAGAAcagcatttacatatatatatatgtatgtatatagtgAAGTTGTGACACTGAAGTGTGATAAGTTGTGAAGTTTACAGAAGGCAGATAAGGAGAGGGCAAGAGAACTGATGGCCACTGGAGAAGCAGTGAAGGCAGAAAAATGTGGGTGCTGTGGGCTATGGGAGGAATGCACAATGGGATATATTGGCTGTGTGCAAGAGCGCTATGGTGGTGTCTGGGTTTGCGGCCTCTGCGAGGAAGCTATTAAGGATGAACAAGCTCGGCTTGGCGTCGGAGTAGGCGTGGAAGTTGCTTTGAAAATCCACGCCACCTTCAGAGAGACTGCAAATGCCAATCCCACACCTTATGTTACAGATTCCatcatgcaactcatcaagaaGATCatatcatcttcttcatcttcatctcaGGCATCACCATCCAATGTTTCTTTGCCGTATAGCTCCTTTTCTTCAAACCTGACAGAGAAGTCTGTAGGTTCTACATGTAAAGTGGCTAACTCATGTTCAAGTTTCATTGCTAATTTTCTCAAAGTCTCATCTGTTTTCATTTATCAGTAATATGCATGGATTTCAATTGAAAATTCAGAATATATCATATACATAGATAAGGTCACCAAGGACCTCAAAACATCACTAAAGGATTCAAAATATTGAAAGAGCTACAAGAGAGTCGAAAACAGTAACTGAACACACCGAACATCCAGAATGTTACCGTCAAGCTGTCATTACAAAGCATGCTTTTTGACATAATATATGTATCAAACAAGGCTTACAGATATTAAGCTGTACATAATTGTCTGTGCACTTGACACATTAATTTACAGATTTACAATCTTATACTATGCACAACTTTATTTGCCTTGCCAGTCTTTTTCCCTAGTGGTTGGGACCCAAAAGTGAGAGAAGGAAAGTTCTGTAGTGACCTGATGTTTCTGAATGAACTGCATCATTCAACGTCTTTCTGTATTTCTTTGCATATTCAGCTTTGATATACTGCATATCGATTTCAGTCCTTGTCACAATCACCCTTATAAGAGTGGTGTCGTCGGTCCCTAGACCCTTCATTGCCTTATGCAAAACCTGCAAAGTTACAAAATCTCATACATTTTGTGTCCTTGATAGAGATAGTGACATGATCTTTACAATGTATGAAAACGATTGACAAACAAGAATAGCTTGTAAAAAGTGAGGGATAGAAGAATTTCTCGGTGACTCATATATGATACAAGATGATTATGCTGGAAATGTTATACAGTTCTATCATCACTGAAATGTCAGTTTCCTGGATGACCACCTAAACACCCATTCTTTAACTTTTAGCCACTGCTAAGAAAATTAAACAGTCATCTCTCTTTACAGATAAACAGTTCGTGAATTTGTCAGACAAAAACATCAAACCTTGAGTCAACCTTCGTATGCAAAcaaatttcttctttcttttgttttaattgaCCATTAGCTCTTTTCAAATTTGCACAATATATGAGATTTGTACGAGAAGTCAAAATTGAAGTGTCTGGAACACACCAGAACAGTCATATACGAAATTATGCATATGAATGATGGTAACATATGGCTATGACTGCCTCAGTGCacctttttcaataaaaatttacagttttaaTGAACTACGAAATAAATTAAATCCATTTTCCTTCCACACTAAAATACTGTAATCTGTAATCTCAATGAAACACCACCTATACTTGAGTGTGGGGCAGCATACCTTTGCAAAATACTTTGCAGGATTCTCCGCACTTCGTAGTATTGTCAAAAGACCATGCTCAAAATGGCCCGATGTCTCGCTCTTTACCGCCTGATAAAATTAAGATTAGCTAAACATTAAAACAACGAATCcaagttttaaaatttgaaaagattGGATGATACAGAAATAGGATGTACCTTTTTTAGTGAGCCATATGTGTCACGGTAAGCAGAACTTACAGCAGCCAAATGTGCTCTGCTTCTTTCACTGAATATGTGGATGAAAGTCTTCTCATCGGTCCCTAATTTCTTTTCCCCTGCTTTATACAGAGCCTTTGCATCCTTCACGACCAACTCTCTATCAAATTCAAGACCTTCATAACGTTGATTGCTTACATATGCTAGCAACAGCTTCAAGTATTTACAACAAAGTATTAGtgacttctttttcttctagtaATAACTACCAAATAAGGCAATCAAatcgaaaacaaaataaaacctccCAAAATTCGGTGATCTAACTGCTCTAACTCTATCGTATACTTGATAGGAAGGATGGAGAACTCAAACCACCTTTTTATGATCCCCAGAAGTTCGACGTTCAATATCATGCTCAAGGTGAACACCAAATCTTGCATGGTATAGTTGTTTGAAATGCTGTATCTGGGATGGCGTGCGAGAACATATTACTTCAGTGGCAGCTTCAAGATTAAGACTTTCTGAACTTAATCCCTGCTTTATGATTACTGCATCACGTCCAGCTGGATCATTCATCCAGAGCAGAACAGCAGTCTGATAAATGCAGAACAAAAACGAACAAGAACAAAAGGAAATGTTAAAgatatcaatataattaaaataacaactttGACACTAGAACAATTCTTCATTTAAGCTTTGACATATGCATAAATCTTCCAAGTAATTGGAAAAACAAGCAATGGAttgatttgtttttcaaaatctacaTTAGCCTAATGGCACTTGTCTGTGTCTTTTATATTGGTACCTCTAGTTTGCCACTAAGCTCCGAGATTAAACGTTTAAGAAGGTCCTCATGGTACATTTTTCTATATTCTTGTTGGATGAGGGCACGCTGAGTAGAATCCCGGTGGGCAAGAACATTGATCACTGCAGCAGTATCACATCCAAATCCTGgagaaataaaaccaaataaattggaaaaatcaGAAAAATCTTTCTATTGAATCAGTTTCGCTAATTATGATTCTTTACAAGAAGCATTCCAGTCtaatattacaaataataacTCAAAAACAGCACAATCCAGAATCCACATATGATAATTTCCAGAAAGCATTTGAAAGTATCTTCTTTCagaaatttctaaattttatacaAGGAAACTAATAATATTGAAAAGTATTTGTCTGTTTGTGTCTGCTTGATATACATTATTTATCTTACTTCCTATCAACTTAAGATCCTTGACATGGTATAGAGCCTCTTTATCCGTCTGATCTTGTTTTTGAATCCTTCTAATCCCCATTActgataatttttattaagcTGAAACTATAAGGAAATATATAGTCTGTCAGGTCTTGTTTTCATATCTTGCCAACCTGCCATTTCTGGTACTTTAATTAATGAACATAAAAAGAATGAGTTCtaaatggatttttattttaatactcTCTTCCTCCTTGTGTTACTAAATCAATTGCCGTAAACATCAAACTCTACAAATCAAATTGAATATCCAAGTTTTGCAaccacaaaattttaaattgttcagGAAGTTTAAAAAACCAAAACGAAAAAAGTCAAAAGATTTAAAAACCATTTAAAGAAGAATTGACTtctaaaaataacattaaataatTTTGCGAAAATTTTTCCTCAGAAAAAGCCATTTAAGCAGTCATATACCATCAAgacataataacaataaaataactactcaattttgtaaataaataaaaaatttacttggtcgcttaaaaacaaaatcaaatgttATGTCTTCCTCCGGTATTCcaaacttttgaaaaaaaaaaaaaaaaaacaaaaacaaaaaggaaaaatgttttTAGGACAGAAAACATGTTTAAAGCTACTTAAaatttcttggaaaaaaaaaaatcaagaacaaagaaaaatacaagACTAGAAGAACAATCCCAGAATAATTTCAAGAAAAAACCCATTATTTACACATGGTGATTGGAAGACTCAACCATAATTTCTAACAACAAACTtggtacaaattttttttaaaaaaaatcatttttttcctttgaatctCAATACCCAAATAGGCCTCCAAAATTGAACATACA
Protein-coding regions in this window:
- the LOC107419470 gene encoding uncharacterized protein LOC107419470; this translates as MATGEAVKAEKCGCCGLWEECTMGYIGCVQERYGGVWVCGLCEEAIKDEQARLGVGVGVEVALKIHATFRETANANPTPYVTDSIMQLIKKIISSSSSSSQASPSNVSLPYSSFSSNLTEKSVGSTCKVANSCSSFIANFLKVSSVFIYQ
- the LOC107419469 gene encoding annexin D5, whose product is MSTLSIPPIPISPSNDAIELHRAFKGFGCDTAAVINVLAHRDSTQRALIQQEYRKMYHEDLLKRLISELSGKLETAVLLWMNDPAGRDAVIIKQGLSSESLNLEAATEVICSRTPSQIQHFKQLYHARFGVHLEHDIERRTSGDHKKLLLAYVSNQRYEGLEFDRELVVKDAKALYKAGEKKLGTDEKTFIHIFSERSRAHLAAVSSAYRDTYGSLKKAVKSETSGHFEHGLLTILRSAENPAKYFAKVLHKAMKGLGTDDTTLIRVIVTRTEIDMQYIKAEYAKKYRKTLNDAVHSETSGHYRTFLLSLLGPNH